A window of the Cicer arietinum cultivar CDC Frontier isolate Library 1 chromosome 6, Cicar.CDCFrontier_v2.0, whole genome shotgun sequence genome harbors these coding sequences:
- the LOC101513712 gene encoding uncharacterized protein has protein sequence MDSSSSATPLWRQGPAEKPVLCNACGSRYRHWGTLDNYLPKHSIGKDLVVPHPIICTNNLLFNFLGESSSSLWASTIPSKKRTRRGVYKRLTPMERFQKQLLDELKLQGIPNEPSPEEVLLFQNVNSFIPSNEIGLGGILLERDGTSI, from the exons ATGGATTCATCATCATCAGCAACACCACTTTGGAGGCAAGGACCAGCAGAGAAGCCAGTGTTATGCAATGCATGTGGATCAAGATACAGACATTGGGGAACACTTGATAACTATCTTCCTAAACATTCTATTGGAAAAGATCTTGTTGTTCCTCACCCCATCATCTGTACAAACAAC TTACTGTTTAATTTCTTAGGTGAAAGTAGTTCAAGTTTATGGGCGTCTACAATTCCTTCAAAGAAACGTACAAGGAGGGGGGTGTATAAGAGGCTAACACCAATGGAGAGGTTTCAAAAGCAACTTTTGGATGAGTTGAAACTTCAAGGGATACCAAATGAACCATCTCCAGAAGAGGTTTTATTGTTTCAAAACGTCAACAGCTTCATACCTTCAAATGAAATTGGTCTTGGAGGCATTCTTCTTGAACGAGATGGTACTTCTATTTAA
- the LOC101493109 gene encoding uncharacterized protein, whose amino-acid sequence MAKKGPCSHCGIVSAPHWRQGPEEKPVLCNACGIRFKHWGNLHNYTPKHCVPNNLNNHKLVKDNGNTSSNVPDEDSDNGGKNSSNSWIYSKRRSQKGYKKMTPIQKFQKQLFDEWRYHGKAKEEDVLLFQNMNNFIPSNEIGLGAILLKPTEDASSTSR is encoded by the exons ATGGCGAAAAAGGGTCCATGCTCGCATTGCGGAATAGTCT CTGCTCCACATTGGCGTCAAGGACCAGAAGAGAAGCCAGTGTTGTGCAATGCATGTGGAATAAGATTTAAACATTGGGGAAACCTTCATAACTATACTCCAAAACATTGTGTGCCAAATAACCTTAATAATCACAAACTTGTGAAAGATAACGGAAATACTTCAAGCAATGTTCCAGATGAGGATTCAGATAATG gtggaaaaaattcatcaaattcatgGATATATTCAAAGAGACGTTCACAAAAGGGATATAAGAAGATGACACCAATCCAGAAGTTTCAAAAACAACTTTTTGATGAGTGGAGATATCATGGGAAAGCAAAAGAGGAAGATGTTTTATTGTTCCAAAACATGAACAACTTCATACCTTCAAATGAAATTGGCCTTGGAGCAATTCTTCTTAAGCCAACAGAAGATGCTAGTTCTACATCTCGTTGA